A genomic region of Prevotella scopos JCM 17725 contains the following coding sequences:
- the hemW gene encoding radical SAM family heme chaperone HemW, whose translation MSGLYIHIPFCASRCIYCGFYSTVPAKKKDERLSVEEQYVNALCHEMELRERDDYDMTGERTTLSTIYFGGGTPSQLSFQSLRKIFQTIDKVFHIGLERDEDSNTCKTATPMEITMECNPDDVTEEFAQNLRSLPINRVSMGAQTFSDDRLKFLHRRHTADEVETAVERLRDVDIKNISVDLMFGFPNETLAEWEDDIERLIALDIEHISAYSLMYEEGTPLYRLLQAGKVKEMDDELYRQMYDTLIDRLTEAGYEQYEISNFAKLKAQSSNLKLQTSMFNVQSPNFKVQSPFRSQHNSSYWHNVPYIGIGASAHSYGNGRRSWNVSDTKAYIAAIQENILPSEEEIIDADTHYNDMIMTALRTCEGIDLTNLSAEHRTYLMHLAQPLQEQGLLIENNGWLRLTRNGIYVSDSVMSDLMKV comes from the coding sequence ATGTCAGGATTATACATTCACATCCCTTTTTGTGCTAGTCGCTGCATTTACTGTGGGTTTTATTCCACAGTACCTGCAAAGAAGAAGGACGAAAGGCTTTCTGTAGAAGAGCAATATGTGAATGCACTCTGTCATGAGATGGAATTACGGGAGAGGGATGACTATGACATGACGGGAGAGAGAACAACCTTGTCAACCATCTATTTTGGTGGCGGGACTCCTTCGCAACTTTCCTTTCAGAGTCTGAGAAAGATATTCCAGACAATTGATAAGGTCTTTCATATTGGTTTAGAAAGGGATGAGGATAGCAACACTTGTAAGACTGCGACTCCCATGGAAATCACCATGGAATGTAATCCAGACGATGTAACAGAAGAGTTTGCACAGAACTTACGTTCACTTCCCATCAATCGTGTATCAATGGGGGCACAGACCTTCTCTGACGACCGCCTAAAGTTCCTACATCGACGACATACTGCTGACGAGGTGGAGACAGCCGTCGAACGTCTAAGAGACGTGGATATAAAGAATATCTCCGTGGATTTAATGTTTGGTTTCCCCAATGAGACACTTGCAGAATGGGAAGACGACATTGAGCGACTGATAGCTTTAGACATTGAACATATCTCTGCATATAGTCTGATGTACGAAGAAGGTACCCCACTCTATCGTCTTCTCCAAGCAGGAAAGGTTAAGGAGATGGACGACGAACTTTACAGACAGATGTATGATACCCTCATCGACCGCTTAACCGAAGCAGGATATGAGCAATATGAGATAAGCAACTTTGCCAAGCTTAAAGCTCAAAGTTCAAACCTCAAACTTCAAACTTCAATGTTCAATGTTCAAAGTCCAAACTTCAAAGTCCAAAGTCCCTTTCGTTCCCAACACAATAGCTCCTATTGGCACAACGTTCCTTATATCGGTATCGGAGCCTCTGCCCATTCGTACGGCAATGGTAGGAGAAGTTGGAACGTATCAGACACTAAGGCTTATATCGCTGCTATTCAAGAAAACATATTGCCAAGCGAAGAGGAGATAATCGATGCAGATACACACTATAACGACATGATTATGACAGCTCTCCGTACGTGTGAAGGAATAGACCTTACGAACCTGTCAGCTGAACACAGAACGTATCTCATGCACCTTGCACAACCTCTACAAGAACAAGGTTTGCTCATCGAAAACAATGGCTGGCTCCGGCTCACTCGCAATGGTATCTATGTTAGCGACTCTGTTATGAGCGATTTAATGAAAGTATAA